In the genome of Bradyrhizobium sp. CB3481, the window GGCCCTGAGACGTTGGCGCCCGCAATGGCGCTGCGCAGATCCTCCATCGAGATGCCATAGGCCGCAAGCCGCGCCAGGTCGGCCTGCACCCGCACCGCCGGCTTCAGGCCGCCAAGGATCGCGACCCGGCCAACGCCGGAAATCTGGCTGAGCCGCTGGCCCAGGATAGTGTCGGCGATATCGCTCATCGCGCGCAGCGAGATCGTTTCTGAGGTCAGCGCCAGCGTCATGACCGGCGCGTCGGCCGGATTGACCTTGGCGTAGGTGGGCGGGTACGGCAGGTTTTTCGGCAAAATGCCGGCGGCGGCGTTGATCGCGGCCTGCACGTCTTGCGTCGCGCCGTCGATGTCGCGGTTGAGATCGAACTGCAGCGAGATCTGGCTGACGCCGAACGATGAGGTCGACTGCATCGAGGACAGCGACGGAATCTGCCCGAGCTGGCGCTCCAGCGGCGCCGTGATCAGGGACGCCACCACGTCGGGGCTGGCGCCGGGCAACTGCGTCGTCACCTGCACGGTCGGGAAGTCGACCTGCGGCAGCGCCGAGACCGGCAGCGCCCAATAGCCGAGCGCGCCGCCGATCATCAGCGCGATCCCAAGCAGCGAGGTCGCGATCGGCCGGCGGATGAACGGTTCGGAGACGCTCATGCTTGCGTCCTCACTTGCGAATTCATTTACAGGCGTGCGGCGCGTCGATCATGGCTGCGACTTCGCAGCGCCGCCCGACGGCTCGGCTGGTGCCGGGCCGGTCTGTCCCTTCTGGTCGCCCTCGCCGCGCTCGCGTTTGCCGCGGCGTTCGCCGTCCTTGCCCTGGCCCTCTCCGCCCTGACCATCCTTGCCTTGAACGGCCTGGCCGTCCTTGCCTTGACCGCCCTTCGCATCGGGCGAACGGCTGCGCTTGCGCGGCGCAAGATCGGCGGTCGGCGCGCGGTCGTCAGTGCCGATCAACACCTTCGCGCCGTCGGACAGATTGGCGAAGCCCGTCGTTACGACGCGGTCGGAGGTCGAAAGGCCGCTGGCGATCACGGCATCGTTCTCGTTCTGCTGCGTCACCGCGACCGGTTTGGCGGTCGCGACATTATCGGGACCGATCACATAGCTGAAGGTGCCGACAGGGCCGCGCTGCACGGCGGAGGACGGCACGACAATCGCCTTCTCCAGCGTCTCGACCTTCAGCCGCACATTGACGAATTGCCCCGGCCAAAGCTGGAATTTGGCGTTGGGAAATTCGGCCTTCAGCTTCAGCGTGCCAGTGGTCGGATCGACCTGGTTGTCGATGCCCTTGAGCGTGCCCGTGTCGATTACGGTCACGCCGTCATTGCCGAACACGTCGACCGCAAGCGAGCCCTTGGCGGCGGCGGCGTTGACGCGCACGATCTGCTGCTGCGGCAGGCTGAACTGCACCGCGATCGGCTGCAACTGCGTCAGGATGACGAGGCCGGTCGCATCGGCCGCGCGGATGATGTTGCCCTGGTCGACCTGGCGCAGGCCGGCGCGTCCCGTCAGCGGCGCGATGATCTTGGTGTAGCCGAGCATCGCCTTGGCGTTATCGATCGCGGCCTGGTCGGCCTGGATCAGCGCTTCCTGCTGGGCGACCACCGCGCGCTGCGTATCGGCCTGCTGCTTGGAGCCGGCGTTCGAGGTGGCAAGCTGCTGATAGCGCGCCAGGTCGAGCTTCTGGTTGGCCAGCAGGGCTTCATCCTGCGCCTTCTTGGCCACCGCCTGATCGTACTGCGCCTGGTAGATCACAGGATCGATCTCGGCCAGCACGTCGCCCTGCTTGACGTCCTGCCCCTCGACGAAATTCACCTTGATCAGCTTGCCGTCGACCTGCGAGCGCACGGTCACTGTGTTGAGCGCGCGGACCGAGCCGACTGCATCGAGATAGACCGGGACGTCCTGAATGCGCGGCATCGCCGCCAGCACCGGCACCGGCAGATCGGGGCGCGCGCCGGGACCGCCGCGGCCGGTCTGCTTCTGCTGGAATGCGTTCCAGCCGAGATAGCCGAGCCCGCCCAGGATCAGCAGCATGATCGTCAGCGACACCATCCGTCGGCCAATGCCGCGCGCGACGCGCTTGCCCGCCGTCTTCGCGTCGTCCTTTGCTTCCGGCTTAAAGAGCATCGACCGGCCTTTCCATCCTAGGCTCCCAGCCGCCCCCCAGCGCCTGATAGAGACTGACGATCGCGAGCAGCCGGGCCAGTTGGGCCTGCGACAGCGCATCCTCAGCCTGGAACAATGTCAGCTGCGTATTTAGCACAACTACGATGTCGGCGGTTCCGGCCCGGAGCTGCTGCTCGGACAATTCGAATGCCCGCCGTGACGCCGCCACCACCTCGCGCTGCAGCCGCAGCTTCTCCGTGGTCTGGCGGATCGAGAACAAGGCGTTGTCGACGTCGGCAAAGGCCTGCACCACTGTCTTGCGGTAGGTCTGAAGCAGCTCATCCTGCCGCGCCTTGGTCAGTTCGAAATTGCCGAGGATCCTGCCGCCGTCGAAGATTGGCTGGGTCAGGCTGCCGACCATGCTGAAGAAGGCGGCGTGCGGCTGAAACAGCGATGTCAGTGCCGAGCTCTGATAGCCACCCTGCCCGGTCAATTGAATGCTCGGAAAGAACTGTGCGCGGGCGCTGCCGACATTGGCGGTCGCGGAGGCGAGCTGGGCTTCCTGGCGGCGGATATCAGGGCGCTGCGTCAGCAGCTCCGACGGCAGGCCGGGCGTCACGCGCGGCGCAGCGATCTGGTTGAGCGAGCCGCCTTTGATCCGCACCGATTCCGGCGGCCGCGACACCAGCGTCGCCAGCGCATTGATGTTCTGGTCGAGCGTCTGCCGCAGCGGCGGCACCAGCGCGCGCTGGTTGGCGAGCACGCTTTCCTGCTGCGCGACGTCGAGGTCGTTGCCGGTGCCGGCCCTGAAGCGGTCCTTGATGGCGCCCAGGATGCGCTCGGCGCTCGCGATATTTCGCTGCGCGGTGCGAATCCGGTCCTGCGCGGCCAGCACCTGGAAATAGGCGTTGGCGACCGTCGTCAGCGTGGTCAAGGCTACGACGTCGCGGTCGAAGCGGCTGGCATTCGCGGTCTCCTCCGCGGCCTGCGCGGCGTCGCGGTTCTTGCCCCAGAAGTCCAGCTCATAGCTGGCGCTGAACGACGCCGAGTAGTTGACGACCTCGCGTCCGCCATTGGTGAGTCCGCTGGAGCTCGATCCTGAAGTTCGCGAATAGGTCTCCGACCCGTTGGCGTTGAGGGCCGGCAATAATGCCGCACCCGTGATCCGCGCTTGCGCATCGGCCTGCTTGAAACGGGCGGTTGCCGCCGCGATGTCCAGATTGACGGTCTGCGCTTCCTCCATCAGGCCGGTCAGCTCCCGCGACCGGAAGCCGCGCCACCAGTCGAGCGTCGGCGGAGCATCCGCGGCCTTCGAGAGCCTCGCCGCCTTGTAGCCTTCGGGAATGTCGAGCGCGGGATCGGGCAGGTCCTTGGTCAGGATGCAGCCCGCCGAACCGGCGACGCAGCCGAGCACCGCGAAGAAGCGCGCCAGCCGCCTGCCGACCATCAACAGCCCAGGCCAGACCTCGATCGCAGCAGTTGCAAGGGATTGAGTCACACCCGTTCTCCACCGGGCAAATCCCGGCGCGGCGCATAACGAGCGCGTCTCCTGTTGGCCTGCACTACGATCACGGGGTGATGCTTCCGATGAATCCTGCCCGATATTAGCCTTGCGAACAGGGCGCGGACAGCCCCGCGCGGGCCTTCGCCGGCGACCTGTCCGGACAGGCAAAACGGCCGGCAAAGCGCCCGCTTCCCCCTTGTTTTATAGGGTTCGCGCGCCGTCCGGACGCCGCTGCGCAAGCGAATCTTACGAAGATTTCATGGGGTTTTCCGGCGATTTTCCTGGGGGTTTCCTGAAGTTTTTCCCCCGTTCTGACGCCCGGAATCCGCCTGCCGCACAAGCCGAATCGGCACCTGTTGCTGATTTGAAACTCCGGGAACAGCCCCCCGTATCTCGCCACGTGCAACGGAGGGGCCAAAAATGCGGGTCGCGGTGGTCGGGACGGGAATCAGTGGCAATGCCGCGGCCTGGACCTTGTCGAAACATTATCCGGTCACCGTCTACGACCGCGAGCTCAGACCAGGTGGCCACAGCCATACCGTCAGCATCGACTATGACGGCGTCAGGCTTGCCGTCGATATCGGCTTCATCGTCTACAACGAGCTGAATTATCCCGACCTCACCGCGCTGTTCGCCCATCTCGGCGTCGAGACCGTCGAGAGCTGCATGAGTTTTGCGGTGACGGCGGACACCGGTGGCTTCGAATGGAAAGGCGGCGGCAGCAACTGGTTCGAGACCGCGTGCGGCCTGTTCGCGCAGCCGAGCAACCTGTTGTCGCCCTCCTATCTCTGGATGCTGCGCGACATTATCACCTTCAACCAGCAAAGCATGAGGACTATGCCGCGGGCCGGCTGGCCGGGCTTTCGCTCGGCGAATATTTCCGCACGCGCCACTTCGCGCCGCGGCTGCTCACCGATTATCTGGCGCCGATGGGCGCCGCGATCTGGTCGGCGCCGTCAAGCGAGATGATGGACTTTCCGGCGGAAAACTTCGTCGCTTTCTTCGCCAATCATCGCCTGCTGCACTATGAGCGCCCCGCCTGGCGCACCGTGAAGGGCGGCAGCCAGCGCTATGTCGAAAAACTCACGGCATCGTTCCGCGACCGTATCAAGCTCGGCTGCGTCGTCACGGCCATCGAGCGTACGGCGCGCGACGTCATCGTGCATGACAGCCACGGCAAGATCGCTACGTTCGACCACATCGTGATTGCCTCGCACAGCGATCAGGCGCTGGCCATGCTGACGGATGCCGACGAGCATGAGCGCGCGATCCTCGGCGCGATCGGTTATTCGCCGAACACGATCTATCTGCACCGCGACGCCAGCCTGATGCCGAAACGCCGGCGCGCCTGGGCCTCCTGGAATTTTCTGCGCTGGCCGCGCCAAAGAAGCGTCGATCGGAGCGCCAGCAACGACGTCTCCGTGACCTACTGGATGAACGAGCTGCAGGGCATCGATCCGGACAAGCCGCTATTCGTGAGCCTCAATCCGCCGGTGGAGCCCGATCCCGCACTGACCTTCGGCAAGTATATCTGCGAGCATCCGCAATATAATGCCGCGGCCTTCGCCGCCCAGAAGCGGCTGCCTGAAATTCAGGGCCGGCGGC includes:
- a CDS encoding efflux RND transporter periplasmic adaptor subunit; this encodes MLFKPEAKDDAKTAGKRVARGIGRRMVSLTIMLLILGGLGYLGWNAFQQKQTGRGGPGARPDLPVPVLAAMPRIQDVPVYLDAVGSVRALNTVTVRSQVDGKLIKVNFVEGQDVKQGDVLAEIDPVIYQAQYDQAVAKKAQDEALLANQKLDLARYQQLATSNAGSKQQADTQRAVVAQQEALIQADQAAIDNAKAMLGYTKIIAPLTGRAGLRQVDQGNIIRAADATGLVILTQLQPIAVQFSLPQQQIVRVNAAAAKGSLAVDVFGNDGVTVIDTGTLKGIDNQVDPTTGTLKLKAEFPNAKFQLWPGQFVNVRLKVETLEKAIVVPSSAVQRGPVGTFSYVIGPDNVATAKPVAVTQQNENDAVIASGLSTSDRVVTTGFANLSDGAKVLIGTDDRAPTADLAPRKRSRSPDAKGGQGKDGQAVQGKDGQGGEGQGKDGERRGKRERGEGDQKGQTGPAPAEPSGGAAKSQP
- a CDS encoding efflux transporter outer membrane subunit — its product is MVGRRLARFFAVLGCVAGSAGCILTKDLPDPALDIPEGYKAARLSKAADAPPTLDWWRGFRSRELTGLMEEAQTVNLDIAAATARFKQADAQARITGAALLPALNANGSETYSRTSGSSSSGLTNGGREVVNYSASFSASYELDFWGKNRDAAQAAEETANASRFDRDVVALTTLTTVANAYFQVLAAQDRIRTAQRNIASAERILGAIKDRFRAGTGNDLDVAQQESVLANQRALVPPLRQTLDQNINALATLVSRPPESVRIKGGSLNQIAAPRVTPGLPSELLTQRPDIRRQEAQLASATANVGSARAQFFPSIQLTGQGGYQSSALTSLFQPHAAFFSMVGSLTQPIFDGGRILGNFELTKARQDELLQTYRKTVVQAFADVDNALFSIRQTTEKLRLQREVVAASRRAFELSEQQLRAGTADIVVVLNTQLTLFQAEDALSQAQLARLLAIVSLYQALGGGWEPRMERPVDAL
- a CDS encoding FAD-dependent oxidoreductase, with translation MERRRQQLVRDRVRPVRAAEQPVVALLSLDAARHYHLQPAKHEDYAAGRLAGLSLGEYFRTRHFAPRLLTDYLAPMGAAIWSAPSSEMMDFPAENFVAFFANHRLLHYERPAWRTVKGGSQRYVEKLTASFRDRIKLGCVVTAIERTARDVIVHDSHGKIATFDHIVIASHSDQALAMLTDADEHERAILGAIGYSPNTIYLHRDASLMPKRRRAWASWNFLRWPRQRSVDRSASNDVSVTYWMNELQGIDPDKPLFVSLNPPVEPDPALTFGKYICEHPQYNAAAFAAQKRLPEIQGRRRTWFCGAWTGYGFHEDGLRSGLAVAEALGAVAPWREVPSELAEAAA